One genomic segment of Nocardia spumae includes these proteins:
- a CDS encoding damage-control phosphatase ARMT1 family protein yields the protein MPLSTPAPILSGVPGSFAHGVFVERHPKLVERVLDAVPFGPCERAAIERLLVESTSGVLEPLTENTADRDRWRVWGAGLYGRPWGEAPFLWAESFFYRKLLEATGYFGTGAWRGIDVFASFKNAELTGKTVEDQLSTVAAHTGSAVEDRRDRLLTSALWGNRADLGFQLTSAPISTGSSRVLVDDSAVLWSVLDAAANPAVSLIADNAAGELVPDLVLVDHLLTTGLAAQVVIWVKPHPYYVSDATMSDVVDTIGFLRTSPHRAAAAIGQRLHGAMAAGDLKVRTHDFFCAPLPFTAMPGDLASEFRDTAITVLKGDLNYRRLVGDLHWPATTPFAETANYFPSPLIAARTLKSDVVVGLTAAQVDELDAAESQWRTSGEHAVIQAWSPAAR from the coding sequence GTGCCACTGTCGACTCCCGCTCCGATTCTCAGTGGCGTTCCGGGCTCGTTCGCGCACGGCGTGTTCGTCGAGCGGCATCCGAAATTGGTGGAGCGGGTGCTGGACGCGGTGCCCTTCGGGCCCTGCGAGCGCGCCGCGATCGAGCGGCTGCTGGTCGAGAGCACATCCGGCGTACTCGAGCCGTTGACCGAGAACACCGCCGATCGCGACCGGTGGCGAGTCTGGGGCGCGGGCCTCTACGGCAGGCCCTGGGGCGAGGCGCCGTTCCTGTGGGCGGAGAGCTTCTTCTACCGCAAGCTGCTGGAGGCGACCGGCTACTTCGGAACCGGTGCCTGGCGGGGGATCGATGTGTTCGCCTCGTTCAAGAACGCCGAGCTGACCGGGAAGACGGTCGAGGACCAGCTGAGTACAGTTGCGGCGCACACCGGTTCGGCCGTGGAGGACCGCCGTGACCGGTTGCTCACCTCCGCGTTGTGGGGCAATCGAGCAGATCTGGGATTTCAGCTCACCTCGGCGCCGATCTCTACCGGGTCGAGCCGTGTGCTCGTCGACGACAGTGCCGTGCTGTGGTCGGTTCTCGACGCCGCCGCGAACCCGGCCGTGAGCCTGATCGCGGACAATGCCGCGGGCGAACTGGTTCCCGATCTGGTGCTGGTGGACCACCTGCTGACGACGGGGCTCGCCGCACAGGTCGTGATCTGGGTGAAGCCCCATCCCTATTACGTATCCGATGCGACCATGTCCGATGTGGTCGATACGATCGGCTTCCTACGCACGTCGCCACATCGGGCGGCGGCCGCCATAGGTCAGCGCCTGCACGGCGCCATGGCAGCCGGGGATCTGAAGGTCCGGACTCACGACTTCTTCTGCGCTCCACTGCCGTTCACCGCCATGCCCGGCGATCTGGCCTCCGAATTCCGGGACACGGCGATCACCGTGCTGAAGGGCGATCTGAACTACCGCCGGCTCGTGGGGGACCTGCATTGGCCCGCCACCACGCCGTTCGCCGAGACCGCGAACTACTTCCCGTCCCCATTGATCGCGGCGCGGACGCTGAAATCCGATGTCGTGGTGGGGCTTACGGCTGCGCAGGTCGACGAGCTCGATGCCGCCGAATCGCAGTGGCGCACCAGCGGTGAGCACGCTGTCATCCAGGCCTGGTCTCCTGCCGCGAGATAG
- a CDS encoding GMC family oxidoreductase, with protein sequence MTDTSRTGSGRGTATEADYVVVGAGSAGAIVAGRLADQGASVILLEAGRKDNTRLVTMPGSIAMVHTVPQLKKRVTWKQYSTPQKHAGNRRIPMTRGKVLGGSSSVNGMLFVRGNKANFDSWAAEGCTGWSYADVLPAYKRLENWEDGPDELRGAGGPIEVTRQQHLTPIARQFVEAATDTFGVSEIADYNGESQEGISTFQQSVRHGLRYSSARGYLTDRPNPNLTVITGAHVARVVLTGGRATGVEVIGPHGHSTIRAAREVVVSGGVIGSPQILMLSGIGPAARLRELGIDVHADLPVGQNLHDHMFVPMTFVSRNAVHRSTPTHFAPAVLRELLRPGSTWFGRTMFEMVGFVKTRFARDIPDMQIHTLPWGYPVPNQDEDTLHTVDRRAALTIFPTLIYPGSRGELTLASADPLDAPLIDPGYLTDPADTELLLEGMRMIREVMAHRAIAGDITEELTPGPAYLDDTALRRELPNRVHSVYHPVGTCRMGVDERAVVDPLLRVRGIEGLRVADASIMPSITGGNTNAPSYMIGEKCAEFIAAS encoded by the coding sequence ATGACCGACACGTCTCGCACAGGATCCGGTCGCGGGACCGCGACCGAGGCCGACTATGTCGTCGTCGGCGCGGGCAGCGCCGGGGCGATCGTCGCGGGCCGGCTCGCCGACCAGGGCGCGAGCGTGATCCTGTTGGAGGCAGGACGGAAGGACAACACGCGACTGGTCACCATGCCGGGATCCATCGCGATGGTGCACACGGTTCCGCAACTGAAGAAGCGGGTCACCTGGAAGCAGTACTCGACGCCGCAGAAACACGCCGGCAACCGCCGGATCCCGATGACCCGGGGCAAGGTGCTCGGCGGCTCCAGCTCGGTCAACGGAATGCTGTTCGTGCGGGGCAACAAGGCCAACTTCGACTCCTGGGCCGCGGAAGGCTGCACGGGGTGGAGCTATGCGGATGTACTGCCCGCCTACAAGCGCCTCGAGAACTGGGAGGACGGCCCGGACGAGCTGCGCGGAGCGGGCGGTCCGATCGAGGTGACGCGGCAGCAGCACCTGACCCCGATCGCCCGGCAGTTCGTGGAGGCGGCCACCGACACCTTCGGCGTGTCCGAGATCGCGGACTACAACGGCGAATCCCAGGAAGGGATCAGCACTTTCCAGCAGAGCGTGCGGCACGGGTTGCGCTACAGCTCGGCGCGCGGCTACCTCACCGACCGCCCGAACCCGAACCTGACGGTGATCACCGGCGCACATGTGGCGCGGGTAGTCCTCACCGGCGGCCGGGCCACCGGCGTGGAAGTGATCGGCCCACACGGCCATTCCACGATCCGGGCGGCGAGGGAGGTCGTCGTATCCGGCGGAGTGATCGGCTCGCCACAGATCCTGATGCTGTCGGGGATCGGCCCGGCCGCCCGGCTGCGCGAACTCGGCATCGATGTGCACGCGGATCTTCCGGTCGGACAGAATCTGCACGATCACATGTTCGTACCGATGACATTCGTCTCCCGGAATGCCGTGCACCGCAGCACACCCACCCACTTCGCGCCGGCCGTGCTCCGTGAGCTGTTGCGGCCGGGCAGCACCTGGTTCGGCCGCACCATGTTCGAGATGGTGGGGTTCGTGAAAACCCGCTTCGCCCGGGATATCCCGGATATGCAGATTCACACGCTGCCATGGGGATATCCCGTCCCGAATCAGGACGAGGACACATTGCACACCGTCGACCGGCGCGCGGCGCTGACGATCTTCCCGACGCTGATCTATCCCGGGAGCCGGGGAGAGCTGACGCTGGCCTCGGCCGATCCGCTCGATGCGCCGCTGATCGACCCCGGATATCTCACCGACCCCGCCGATACCGAATTGCTCCTCGAGGGCATGCGCATGATCCGAGAGGTGATGGCGCACAGGGCCATCGCCGGTGACATCACCGAAGAGCTCACTCCCGGTCCCGCCTATCTCGACGACACCGCATTGCGCCGCGAACTGCCGAATCGAGTGCATTCGGTTTATCACCCGGTCGGTACCTGCCGGATGGGCGTCGACGAGCGCGCCGTAGTGGACCCGCTGTTGCGCGTGCGCGGAATCGAGGGCCTGCGAGTCGCCGACGCCTCCATCATGCCGAGTATCACCGGCGGGAACACCAATGCGCCGTCGTACATGATCGGTGAGAAGTGCGCCGAATTCATCGCCGCCTCCTAG
- a CDS encoding FAD-dependent monooxygenase, with product MSNHSTAPHILVSGGGIAGNAVALQLLRAGIRVTVVERAAAPRPGGQAVDLRGPSREVAERMGLMPGIARYQLEELGISYIDTKGRTYANIAMEHFDGKGPVADIEITRGDLNQVLLDAVEAAGGLLDYRYDDGIEELTQDDAGVEVGFTSGRRGRFDLVIGADGVHSRTRRLAFGPEEQFSTFLGGYASFFTMPTPSGLRPGWFAMQLVPHAAVGLRPDRDPATAKAILTLLGEPDPSLRRDVAAQQRLIRDKAGSNDQWHAPAILDAMTVADDFYFDELARIDMPTLAAGRVTLVGDAGYCGSPMTGMGTAMALVGAYVLAGEIAADPTDMPAALRRYEQVITPFLDKAKELPGGGISMMLSTGEFGTAVRRTVNRIMLSRIMRPVMMKMFFGGTDDYELPAYSATDHPAAAPR from the coding sequence ATGAGCAACCACTCCACCGCACCGCACATCCTCGTGTCCGGAGGCGGCATCGCCGGCAACGCCGTTGCGCTGCAACTGCTTCGCGCCGGCATCCGGGTCACGGTCGTCGAACGCGCCGCCGCACCCCGCCCCGGTGGCCAGGCGGTCGATCTTCGCGGTCCGAGCCGGGAGGTGGCCGAGCGCATGGGACTCATGCCCGGTATCGCCCGGTACCAGCTCGAGGAACTCGGAATCTCCTATATCGACACCAAGGGCCGCACTTACGCCAACATCGCGATGGAGCATTTCGACGGCAAAGGCCCGGTGGCCGATATCGAGATCACGCGCGGGGATCTCAACCAGGTGCTGCTCGACGCGGTGGAGGCGGCCGGAGGTCTGCTCGACTACCGATACGACGACGGGATCGAGGAGCTGACCCAGGACGATGCCGGCGTGGAGGTCGGCTTCACCTCCGGCCGCCGCGGCCGATTCGACCTCGTCATCGGCGCCGACGGCGTTCATTCCCGGACCCGGCGGCTGGCATTCGGGCCGGAGGAGCAGTTCAGCACCTTCCTCGGTGGTTATGCCTCCTTCTTCACCATGCCCACCCCGTCCGGTCTGCGGCCGGGCTGGTTCGCCATGCAACTCGTCCCCCACGCCGCCGTCGGACTGCGGCCCGATCGGGATCCCGCGACCGCCAAGGCGATCCTGACCCTGCTCGGCGAACCGGACCCGAGCCTGCGTCGCGACGTCGCCGCTCAGCAGCGCCTGATCCGCGACAAGGCCGGATCGAACGATCAGTGGCACGCACCCGCGATTCTGGACGCGATGACCGTCGCCGACGACTTCTACTTCGACGAACTCGCGCGGATCGATATGCCGACCCTCGCGGCCGGGCGGGTCACCCTCGTCGGCGATGCGGGCTACTGCGGCTCCCCCATGACCGGTATGGGCACCGCGATGGCGCTGGTCGGCGCGTACGTGCTGGCCGGTGAGATCGCCGCCGATCCCACCGATATGCCGGCGGCGCTGCGGCGCTACGAGCAGGTGATCACCCCGTTCCTCGACAAGGCCAAGGAACTTCCGGGGGGTGGCATCTCGATGATGCTGTCCACCGGCGAATTCGGAACCGCGGTGCGCCGCACCGTCAACCGGATCATGCTCTCGCGGATCATGCGACCGGTGATGATGAAGATGTTCTTCGGCGGCACCGACGACTACGAGCTGCCGGCCTACTCCGCTACGGACCACCCCGCGGCCGCACCGCGGTAG